A single region of the Phycisphaerae bacterium genome encodes:
- a CDS encoding GIY-YIG nuclease family protein, which translates to MYILRCADGTFYTGITTEVDRRLEQHNAGSASRYTRSRLPVKLVYREPQATRSLALKREAAVKRLSRGEKESLIKSAADRRLRAPT; encoded by the coding sequence ATGTACATTCTCCGATGCGCCGACGGCACCTTTTACACCGGCATCACCACCGAGGTGGACCGCCGACTTGAACAGCATAACGCTGGAAGTGCTTCCCGCTACACCCGGTCGCGCCTGCCGGTCAAGTTGGTGTATCGTGAACCTCAGGCTACCCGGAGTCTCGCCTTGAAACGGGAGGCGGCGGTCAAGCGGTTGTCGCGGGGAGAAAAGGAATCGCTGATCAAGAGTGCCGCTGATCGTAGGCTTCGCGCGCCGACATGA